A stretch of the Bubalus kerabau isolate K-KA32 ecotype Philippines breed swamp buffalo chromosome 11, PCC_UOA_SB_1v2, whole genome shotgun sequence genome encodes the following:
- the NOTO gene encoding homeobox protein notochord, which produces MPNPGQRGCRPLPLSGAGVQPQLSSRSPRPAFPALPRGSANPGPARAPGRLASSFSVEAILARPDPRAPTTSPLSVSAGAHGDLWNVPSRPPAQALPGACPPTWLPACLSAGLHQPRPQPPALRPLASHFCGFQGLTVTGLELVHCLGLWDPRDWAQAQDLQDTERSPKRIRTMFNLEQLEELEKVFAKQHNIVGKKRAQLAAQLNLTENQVRVWFQNRRVKYQKQQRLKLPAASAMAASPDEPSSSSDTSIQREDAESGMDS; this is translated from the exons ATGCCCAACCCCGGACAGCGGGGCTGCAGGCCGCTCCCTCTTTCGGgcgccggggtccagccccagctctcCAGCCGCTCTCCCCGGCCCGCGTTCCCCGCTCTGCCTCGCGGCTCGGCAAATCCAGGCCCAGCCCGCGCGCCCGGACGCCTCGCGTCCTCCTTTTCCGTTGAGGCCATCCTAGCCAGACCTGACCCCCGCGCGCCTACCACCTCCCCGCTGTCGGTCTCCGCTGGCGCCCACGGGGACCTCTGGAACGTGCCCTCCAGGCCTCCCGCCCAGGCTCTGCCCGGGGCGTGCCCGCCGACGTGGCTGCCCGCCTGCCTGAGCGCGGGGCTGCACCAGCCGCGCCCCCAGCCCCCTGCGCTGCGGCCCCTCGCCTCCCACTTCTGCGGCTTCCAGGGTCTCACCGTCACAG GCTTGGAGCTGGTTCACTGCCTAGGCCTCTGGGATCCCCGAGACTGGGCCCAAGCTCAGGACCTTCAGGACACTGAGAGATCCCCAAAGAGGATTCGAACCATGTTTAACTTGGAGCAACTGGAAGAACTGGAGAAAGTGTTTGCAAAACAGCACAATATAGTGGGGAAGAAGAGAGCCCAGCTGGCAGCCCAGCTCAACCTTACAGAGAACCAG GTGAGGGTCTGGTTCCAAAACCGAAGGGTCAAATATCAGAAGCAGCAAAGGCTGAAACTGCCAGCTGCATCTGCCATGGCTGCCTCTCCAGACGAGCCCTCCAGCAGCTCTGACACCAGCATCCAGAGAGAAGACGCCGAGTCAGGAATGGACAGCTGA
- the LOC129622863 gene encoding ER membrane protein complex subunit 5-like, producing MRVKEKGTKKNQETIKMAVRAIFLRCADTRRWRKERFCRPSLLLLGCCFGVMAPSLWKGLVGIGLFALAHAAVSAAQHRSYMRLTEKEDESLPIDIVLQTLLAFAVTCYGIVHIAGEFKDMDATLELKNKTFDTLRNHPSFYVFNHRGRVLFWPSDTINSSNQDALSSNTSLKLRKLESLRQ from the coding sequence ATGagagtaaaagaaaaaggaacaaaaaagaacCAGGAAACAATTAAAATGGCAGTAAGGGCGATCTTTCTGCGCTGCGCGGACACCCGCCGGTGGAGGAAGGAACGGTTCTGCCGCCCTTCGCTTCTTTTGTTGGGCTGCTGTTTCGGAGTCATGGCGCCGTCGCTATGGAAGGGGCTGGTGGGCATCGGCCTCTTTGCCCTAGCCCACGCGGCCGTTTCCGCTGCGCAGCATCGTTCTTATATGCGATTaacagaaaaggaagatgaaTCACTGCCAATAGatatagttcttcagacacttctGGCCTTTGCAGTTACCTGTTACGGTATAGTTCATATTGCAGGGGAGTTTAAAGACATGGATGCCACTTTAGAActaaaaaataagacatttgaCACACTAAGGAATCACCcatcattttatgtatttaatcatCGTGGTCGAGTACTGTTCTGGCCTTCGGATACAATAAATTCTTCAAACCAAGATGCATTGTCCTCTAACACATCATTGAAGTTACGAAAACTTGAGTCACTGCGTCAGTAA